A region from the Corylus avellana chromosome ca7, CavTom2PMs-1.0 genome encodes:
- the LOC132187036 gene encoding NAC domain-containing protein 53-like: protein MGRDSATSLAPGFRFHPTDEELVRFYLKRKIAGKPFRLDPISVVDIYKCEPWDLPSKSKLKSRDLEWYFFSALDRKYGNSSRTNRATEMGYWKTTGKDRAVHHYSRTVGMKKTLVYHKGRAPRGARTNWVMHEYRLVDEELEKAGIVIDAFVLCRIFQKSGTGPKNGEQYGAPLIEEEWEEEDVSAFLTGEEAAVDEAVDEVVTGDDAYVETADLDQDLEISIPFETTPPSLNFYYGDTSNHVENYGEFIEDYQKPVIGFGETSELRHDQELVHIPEQYGMDTKLVKDEYFVEPSNGMDSAKLNYSVDEPYLNATDNHPLGDGLYLESNDLSNPVEADPAGFDMLDEYLTFFNADDDNLQYMCFDPSEIMGTENPVSDQPPLTQKLENGGTDQVSTESLHLAEAHGSNDASSSKQKPEGIIYKSDIKNPFIKQASDMLGSIPAPPAFASEFPAKEAALRLNTAAQSSSSVHVIAGMVRIRNMTLTGNGMDPMLGKNVDVNLILPFTLSQGDMNAATSLPMAGFDTGKTASVVSRGWFFLMFFWVLVLSLSFKMASCIYKAKIKCH from the exons ATGGGCCGTGACTCTGCAACATCACTCGCTCCCGGGTTCCGATTCCACCCGACAGATGAAGAACTCGTTCGCTTCTACCTCAAGCGTAAGATCGCCGGCAAGCCTTTCCGATTGGACCCCATCTCCGTTGTTGACATCTACAAGTGCGAGCCCTGGGACCTCCCAA GCAAATCCAAGCTGAAGAGCAGGGATTTGGAGTGGTATTTTTTCAGTGCGTTGGACAGGAAGTATGGGAATAGTTCGAGGACCAATCGGGCAACAGAGATGGGCTATTGGAAGACGACTGGGAAGGATCGCGCGGTGCACCACTACTCGCGCACCGTGGGGATGAAAAAGACCCTCGTTTATCACAAGGGCCGGGCCCCCCGGGGCGCTCGTACCAATTGGGTCATGCATGAGTACCGCCTTGTCGACGAGGAATTGGAGAAAGCCGGAATTGTTATA GATGCGTTTGTGCTGTGTAGGATTTTTCAGAAGAGTGGGACGGGGCCCAAGAATGGTGAGCAGTATGGGGCGCCACTCATTGAGGAAGAATGGGAGGAGGAGGATGTGTCAGCTTTCTTAACGGGTGAAGAGGCTGCGGTTGACGAAGCGGTTGATGAAGTGGTGACTGGTGATGATGCATATGTTGAAACAGCGGACCTTGACCAG GATCTTGAGATAAGCATTCCATTTGAAACTACTCCCCCTTCATTGAACTTCTATTATGGGGATACCAGCAACCATGTTGAGAATTATGGGGAGTTCATTGAAGATTATCAAAAGCCTGTCATAGGCTTTGGTGAAACTTCTGAGTTACGTCATGACCAGGAGTTGGTTCATATACCAGAGCAATATGGGATGGATACAAAACTAGTCAAAGATGAATATTTTGTTGAACCAAGCAATGGCATGGATTCTGCAAAACTCAATTATTCGGTTGATGAGCCCTACTTGAATGCTACTGATAATCATCCATTGGGTGATGGATTATACCTTGAATCTAATGATCTTTCAAACCCCGTGGAGGCAGATCCTGCAGGTTTTGACATGCTTGATGAATATCTGACATTCTTCAATGCAGATGATGACAACTTGCAGTATATGTGTTTTGATCCCTCTGAAATTATGGGGACTGAAAATCCAGTTTCTGATCAACCACCACTCACTCAGAAG CTTGAGAATGGAGGAACTGACCAAGTGTCCACGGAAAGTCTACATCTGGCAGAGGCACATGGCAGCAATGATGCATCATCTTCAAAGCAAAAGCCAGAGGGCATAATATATAAATCAG ATATTAAGAATCCATTCATCAAACAAGCCAGTGACATGTTGGGCAGCATCCCTGCTCCTCCCGCATTTGCTTCAGAGTTCCCTGCAAAAGAAGCAGCTCTTCGGTTAAACACTGCAGCACAGTCTTCCAGCTCTGTTCATGTCATTGCTGGTATGGTCAGGATAAGAAACATGACTTTAACTGGCAATGGAATGGACCCGATGCTTGGCAAGAATGTTGATGTCAATCTCATCCTACCATTCACGTTGTCACAAGGCGACATGAATGCTGCCACTTCGCTGCCAATGGCTGGCTTCGACACCGGCAAGACAGCATCTGTAGTTTCACGGGGCTGGTTCTTCTTAATGTTCTTTTGGGTCTTAGTTCTTTCTCTGAGCTTCAAAATGGCAAGCTGCATCTACAAGGCCAAAATTAAATGCCATTAA
- the LOC132187037 gene encoding NAC domain containing protein 50-like yields the protein MSAMGRDTPAVPAPAATAPTALAPGFRFHPTDEELVIYYLKRKVCGKPFRINAISEVDIYKSEPWDLADKSGLKTRDQEWYFFSALDKKYGNGARMNRATNKGYWKATGNDRHVRHESRTVGLKKTLVFHSGRAPDGVRTNWVMHEYRLVDEELEKARMGVTQDAYVLCRVFHKNNIGPPNSHRYAPFIEEEWDDGAPTLFMGEDAGNEVVAGHDACDEDTGHDACAKEASHGAFVEQNGHCPYVENICGECVENRQDSFVEGNNIEQDTPSSNEAVLRASEILRETQNASVVCKSERMDDYLSPGMAFQRPSLLMRYKRRRPQEVNPNQSNASETSTRTSQDHCSSTTTTAATTLTTTTTSTTTAKTRNFLSALVEYSLLQSIEPKDSLSVTPAFDSANLDSPLPPSCLKFIKDLQSEIHKISVERETLKFEMMSAQAMITILQSRIDHLNKENEDLKRNKENEDLKRSVQDVE from the exons ATGTCTGCAATGGGCCGTGACACGCCGGCTGTGCCAGCGCCAGCAGCAACAGCGCCGACGGCGCTGGCACCTGGGTTCAGGTTCCACCCCACAGACGAGGAGTTGGTCATATACTACCTTAAGCGCAAGGTCTGCGGCAAACCCTTCCGAATCAATGCCATCTCTGAGGTCGACATCTACAAAAGCGAGCCTTGGGACCTCGCAG ATAAGTCGGGGTTGAAGACCAGGGACCAAGAGTGGTACTTTTTTAGTGCATTGGACAAGAAGTATGGCAATGGGGCGAGAATGAACAGGGCTACAAACAAAGGGTACTGGAAGGCGACCGGGAACGACCGGCATGTCCGCCACGAATCTAGGACAGTGGGGCTGAAGAAAACGTTGGTTTTTCATAGTGGGCGAGCCCCGGATGGGGTAAGAACCAATTGGGTCATGCATGAGTACAGGCTTGTTGATGAAGAATTGGAGAAAGCTCGGATGGGAGTCACACAG GATGCGTATGTGCTGTGTAGAGTATTTCATAAGAATAATATAGGACCACCGAATAGCCACCGATATGCACCTTTTATTGAGGAGGAATGGGATGATGGTGCACCAACTTTGTTTATGGGGGAAGACGCTGGGAATGAAGTGGTAGCTGGTCATGATGCATGCGATGAAGACACTGGCCATGATGCATGTGCTAAAGAAGCCAGCCATGGTGCATTTGTTGAACAGAATGGCCATTGTCCATATGTCGAGAATATTTGTGGCGAATGTGTCGAGAACCGTCAGGATTCATTTGTTGAAGGGAATAATATTGAGCAG GATACTCCGTCCAGTAACGAGGCTGTTCTTAGAGCTAGTGAAATTCTGAGAGAGACTCAAAATGCTTCGGTTGTCTGCAAGAGTGAGAGAATGGATGATTATCTTTCACCGGGCATGGCTTTTCAAAGACCCTCCCTACTAATGAGATATAAAAGAAGGCGTCCGCAAGAAGTAAACCCTAACCAATCAAATGCTTCAGAGACTTCAACTAGGACGAGTCAGGATCATTGCTCATCTACAACGACAACCGCTGCAACAACATTGACAACGACGACAACCTCCACCACCACagcaaaaacaagaaattttcTCTCTGCACTGGTGGAATATTCTCTATTACAATCTATTGAACCCAAAGATAGTCTTTCAGTTACTCCTGCATTTGATTCTGCTAATCTTGATTCACCTCTGCCTCCTAGCTGCTTGAAATTCATAAAAGATTTGCAAAGTGAGATCCATAAAATTTCAGTAGAGAGGGAGACCTTGAAGTTTGAAATGATGAGTGCCCAAGCCATGATTACTATTCTTCAGTCTCGAATTGATCATctgaacaaggaaaatgaggaTTTGAAGaggaacaaggaaaatgaggaTTTGAAGAGGAGTGTCCAAGATGTCGAGTGA
- the LOC132188037 gene encoding NAC domain-containing protein 78-like, which produces MDHYLASLPPGFRFQPNDLELHYYLKNWVSGNPLKPIDVVDVYKSEPWDLTRKSTLKMGDQESYFFSALGRKYGKSPRFNRTTEKGFWKSTGRDRKVRHNSRTVMMKKILPFYTGRPGHGVPTPWVMHEYRLVDKELEKNGIALDSLVLCKISQKSRTGPKNEEASFGEEAATEEVAVGDGETSELHHDQNFIPEENGMDANSVRDDGFYIEANDLLNPMEENPADFEMADQYLNLDYDLPDMNFEGFDPSEFLGTENASSHQTPITQKVKFYF; this is translated from the exons ATGGACCATTACTTGGCCTCACTTCCACCCGGCTTCCGATTCCAACCGAACGATCTTGAACTCCACTACTACCTCAAGAACTGGGTCTCCGGCAACCCTCTCAAACCGATCGACGTCGTCGATGTCTACAAGTCCGAGCCCTGGGACCTCACAC GTAAATCGACGTTAAAGATGGGGGACCAAGAGTCGTATTTCTTCAGTGCACTGGGCAGAAAATATGGGAAGAGTCCGAGGTTCAATCGGACCACAGAGAAGGGTTTCTGGAAGTCCACAGGGAGGGACCGCAAGGTCCGCCACAACTCGCGCACTGTGATGATGAAGAAAATCCTCCCTTTTTACACCGGCCGACCTGGCCATGGGGTTCCTACACCTTGGGTCATGCACGAGTACCGCCTCGTTGACAAGGAATTGGAGAAGAATGGAATTGCCCTA GACTCGCTTGTACTATGTAAGATTTCTCAGAAGAGTAGGACGGGGCCCAAGAATGAGGAGGCGTCGTTCGGTGAAGAGGCTGCCACTGAGGAAGTGGCGGTTGGTGATGGTGAAACTTCAGAGCTGCATCATGACCAGAACTTTATCCCAGAGGAAAATGGGATGGATGCAAACTCAGTCAGAGATGATGGCTTTTATATTGAAGCTAATGATCTTTTGAACCCCATGGAAGAAAATCCTGCAGATTTTGAAATGGCTGATCAGTACCTGAATTTAGATTATGACCTTCCCGATATGAATTTTGAAGGTTTTGATCCCTCTGAATTTTTAGGGACTGAAAACGCTAGTTCTCACCAAACACCCATCACCCAGAAGGTaaagttttacttttga